The proteins below are encoded in one region of Hydrogenimonas thermophila:
- a CDS encoding bifunctional folylpolyglutamate synthase/dihydrofolate synthase — MILLEKFLNSKPLYYDVIDLSRMPKAYEYIKPHIKLGKVIHLVGTNGKGSTGRILSSLLLSKGVSVGHYTSPHILKFNERIWINGRDIDDERLEQAHKRVFSLLPENVANSLSYFEYTTLLALAAFERCDYIVLEAGLGGEFDATNVVEKDLSIIVPIGKDHQQFLGDSLEEIAATKLRSIDKKALLSPNQPEIVLEVAKHIATEKGYEIYLTQEILNSNERDEIYKNLATNGWADYLKDNALTAVAAMKLLGFDDFGTLPERVELRGRFEKIATNVILDVGHNELAASAIVKALKGKKVVLVYNTLEDKDAKTILSILSPVIKRVEIIPIQTQRQMAIDRLKSIVEELNIPYCDFKSINEEEEFLVFGSFYTAEAFLKMI, encoded by the coding sequence TTGATATTACTTGAAAAGTTTTTAAATAGTAAACCACTCTATTATGATGTAATAGATCTTAGCCGTATGCCTAAAGCATATGAGTATATAAAACCGCATATCAAGCTTGGTAAAGTTATTCATCTTGTTGGAACCAATGGTAAAGGATCTACAGGACGGATTCTCTCTTCTTTGTTACTTTCAAAAGGAGTTAGTGTTGGACACTATACTTCTCCTCATATTCTAAAATTCAATGAACGTATATGGATAAATGGTAGAGATATTGATGATGAAAGATTGGAGCAAGCACATAAGAGGGTTTTTTCACTTTTGCCTGAAAATGTTGCTAACTCTTTAAGCTATTTTGAATATACGACACTTTTGGCTCTTGCAGCATTTGAAAGGTGTGATTACATTGTTCTTGAAGCAGGTCTTGGTGGTGAGTTTGATGCAACAAATGTTGTAGAAAAAGATTTGAGTATCATTGTACCAATAGGCAAGGATCATCAGCAGTTTTTAGGAGATAGTCTTGAAGAGATTGCTGCTACTAAACTAAGAAGTATAGACAAAAAGGCACTCCTTTCACCAAATCAGCCTGAGATTGTTTTAGAGGTAGCTAAACACATTGCAACTGAAAAAGGATATGAAATCTACTTGACTCAAGAGATTTTAAATTCTAATGAGCGTGATGAAATTTATAAGAATTTAGCAACTAATGGTTGGGCTGACTACTTAAAAGATAATGCTTTAACAGCAGTTGCAGCAATGAAACTTTTAGGGTTTGATGATTTTGGCACTCTTCCTGAAAGGGTTGAGCTTAGAGGGCGTTTTGAAAAGATAGCAACAAACGTTATTTTGGATGTAGGGCATAATGAGCTGGCGGCATCTGCTATTGTAAAAGCATTGAAAGGCAAAAAAGTCGTTTTAGTTTACAATACGCTTGAAGATAAAGATGCAAAAACAATTCTTTCTATTTTATCTCCAGTAATCAAACGTGTAGAGATAATTCCTATCCAAACCCAGCGACAAATGGCTATAGATAGGTTAAAGAGTATTGTAGAAGAATTAAACATTCCATACTGTGATTTTAAAAGCATAAATGAAGAGGAAGAGTTTTTAG
- a CDS encoding GGDEF domain-containing protein yields MTIQDIIRKTLQQIKQRNLTLTPDVYSEYFCQEAKRAKVIVEDCQKFEKFVNQLPSDIKKMVKKRDVQNVDQLVRLLAAELTRTDAKKSGEIIQAYVLLTKRLLQVIELLHDRTASKMAKVDRDKIASFLDKVEIDAIRDHWNNFVIDYDDSFLDRLDIYCKVDKSDLEAMVDAIIECIKSKKSDISLQEVAQIVIASMTPSIASGMDDELATVSNQIRSNPELLTSKAMIDDLKYMIQKRIELDKKAVVKQITELDSVIEHISSTLVNVINWGDNNHKAIRAIQGELGSIDLKADSFEVIHAKLIAIANSLESETKNLNEEMHNSHEEVNALRKRVKILEEALRKERKRSTTDPLTNLPNRRAIDDFISKQESAYKRYGDNYAVVLFDIDHFKSVNDTYGHDAGDVILASFGKLLRRYSRDLDFVGRWGGEEFLVVLPKTDKKGALQFAEKLREIVKKSKFMYKDTRIPITVSGGVADRANHSSIESMLKQADENLYKAKKGGRNKVVN; encoded by the coding sequence ATGACAATACAAGATATTATTCGTAAAACGTTACAACAGATTAAACAGAGAAATTTGACACTCACTCCTGATGTTTATAGTGAATATTTTTGTCAAGAAGCTAAAAGAGCAAAAGTAATAGTAGAAGATTGCCAAAAGTTTGAGAAGTTTGTTAACCAGCTTCCTTCTGATATAAAAAAGATGGTAAAAAAGCGTGATGTTCAGAATGTGGATCAATTGGTTCGGCTTCTTGCAGCAGAGTTAACTCGTACTGATGCAAAAAAGAGTGGGGAAATCATTCAGGCATATGTTCTGTTGACTAAGCGTCTATTGCAAGTCATAGAACTATTACATGATCGTACAGCTTCTAAAATGGCAAAAGTAGATAGAGATAAAATTGCTTCATTTTTAGATAAAGTAGAGATAGATGCTATAAGAGATCATTGGAACAATTTTGTTATTGACTATGATGACTCTTTTCTTGATAGACTTGATATATACTGTAAGGTTGATAAAAGTGATTTAGAAGCAATGGTTGATGCTATTATAGAGTGTATTAAGAGTAAAAAGAGTGATATCTCTTTACAAGAGGTAGCACAAATAGTGATAGCCTCAATGACACCATCTATTGCTTCTGGAATGGATGATGAATTAGCAACAGTTAGTAATCAGATCCGCTCTAATCCTGAATTGCTAACATCAAAAGCTATGATAGATGATTTGAAGTATATGATACAAAAGAGAATAGAACTTGACAAAAAAGCAGTTGTTAAGCAGATAACAGAGCTTGACTCTGTAATTGAGCACATTAGTTCAACTTTAGTAAATGTCATAAACTGGGGTGATAATAATCATAAAGCTATACGTGCAATACAGGGAGAACTTGGAAGTATAGATTTAAAGGCTGATTCATTCGAAGTAATACATGCAAAGCTTATTGCCATAGCCAATTCACTAGAGAGCGAAACCAAAAATCTTAATGAAGAGATGCATAATTCTCATGAAGAGGTAAATGCACTTAGAAAACGAGTTAAAATTTTAGAAGAGGCATTGCGTAAGGAGCGAAAGAGATCTACAACAGATCCTTTGACGAATTTACCTAATCGTCGTGCTATAGATGATTTTATATCTAAGCAGGAGTCAGCATATAAACGGTATGGTGACAATTATGCTGTTGTTTTATTTGATATAGATCACTTTAAATCTGTAAATGATACATATGGTCACGATGCTGGTGATGTTATATTGGCATCATTTGGAAAATTGCTTCGCAGATATAGTAGGGACCTTGATTTTGTTGGTCGGTGGGGTGGTGAGGAATTCTTGGTAGTTTTGCCAAAAACTGACAAGAAGGGTGCATTACAGTTTGCCGAAAAACTTCGTGAAATAGTTAAAAAGAGTAAATTTATGTACAAAGATACCCGTATTCCTATTACAGTAAGTGGCGGGGTAGCAGATAGAGCAAATCATAGTTCAATTGAGTCTATGTTAAAGCAAGCCGATGAAAATTTGTATAAAGCAAAAAAGGGTGGAAGAAACAAGGTAGTAAATTGA
- the lptE gene encoding LPS assembly lipoprotein LptE — MVKELKVWQIIKSIIKKIPFNIQHSTFNIILFAIVLSGCGYKPMTEYTKKVFTDKVYVDVDVYLRDPENAVLVKDALNEAVISRFNAKLTSKKDATTQLKVKFERVSFSPIQYDSNGYAIFYRAKVTLNISYIVNGKKGFEKVVGYYDFPIEPNAVISDAKRFEAIRFGAEKAIDSFVSLMSMRGTVL, encoded by the coding sequence ATGGTAAAAGAGTTAAAAGTGTGGCAAATAATTAAAAGCATAATTAAAAAAATACCATTCAACATTCAACATTCAACATTCAATATTATACTATTTGCAATAGTGCTTTCTGGTTGTGGCTACAAACCAATGACTGAATACACTAAAAAAGTCTTTACAGACAAAGTATATGTAGATGTAGATGTCTATTTAAGAGATCCTGAAAATGCCGTCTTAGTCAAAGATGCTCTTAATGAAGCTGTTATTAGTCGTTTCAATGCAAAATTAACATCTAAAAAAGATGCTACAACACAATTGAAAGTAAAGTTTGAAAGAGTTTCTTTTAGTCCTATTCAATATGATTCAAATGGATATGCAATATTTTACAGGGCTAAAGTAACACTAAACATAAGCTATATAGTAAATGGTAAAAAAGGGTTTGAGAAAGTAGTAGGTTATTATGATTTTCCAATAGAACCAAATGCAGTTATATCTGATGCTAAACGCTTTGAAGCTATCAGGTTTGGAGCAGAAAAGGCTATTGACTCATTTGTTTCGCTTATGTCAATGCGAGGAACTGTGTTATGA
- the leuS gene encoding leucine--tRNA ligase → MKYNPSEIEKKWQKFWDENNSFEPSEDKSRPKKYVLSMFPYPSGRIHMGHVRNYAIGDALARYWRKKGHNVLHPIGWDAFGMPAENAAIKNKVHPKKWTYENIDYMRKELASLGLSFSKEREFATCDPLYTKYEQAFFIDMWEKGLVYRKKGYLNWCPHDQTVLANEQVIDGCCWRCDTPIVQKEMYQYYIKITDYADELLEDLKKLEGGWPSQVIAMQRNWIGKSTGLEFAFKLDEESKDKTGCESFEVFTTRPDTICGVSYAAVAPEHPLVKVLIEKGLLDDEVKAKIEAMQRMPVRERNMAEKEGVSLGINAIHPMTGKKVPIWVANFVLMEYGSGAVMAVPAHDTRDYDFAKKYGLPIQPVVFPKEGELPENEAYTEDGVLKGCGEFDGLFGQEARDAIIKWFEEKGLGKKVINFRLKDWGVSRQRYWGAPIPMIHCPTCGVVPESKANLPVTLPDDVEITGEGNPLDHHPTWKECTCPKCGGKATRETDTLDTFIQSSWYFLRYATPRRLWEEVAFTQEDNDYWMPVDQYIGGIEHAILHLLYARFFTKVLRDLGYVNVDEPFKRLLTQGMVLKDGAKMSKSKGNVVDPDALIEQYGADTARLFILFAAPPTQELEWNDSAVEGAHRFLRKLYDRAQKCEPCETLPEIDHKSLDKVEKEARKKVYEALKKGEEVYGERFTFNTLIAATMESLNALDKQKNPQVWQEGMWIILNLLEPIVPHIAWELSEQLFKCNNFDSVEVKEEVFEVDTIPMAVSINGKPRAQIEVAPGTSKEEIIEIAKSAVPKWLEGKTIVKEIVVPNKLVNLVVK, encoded by the coding sequence ATGAAGTATAATCCATCAGAGATCGAAAAGAAGTGGCAGAAGTTTTGGGACGAGAACAATAGTTTTGAACCAAGTGAAGATAAGTCAAGGCCTAAAAAGTATGTGTTGAGTATGTTCCCGTATCCTAGCGGGCGTATTCATATGGGGCATGTGCGCAACTATGCGATTGGTGATGCATTGGCGCGCTACTGGCGTAAGAAGGGACATAATGTTTTGCATCCAATTGGTTGGGATGCTTTTGGAATGCCAGCAGAAAATGCAGCGATTAAGAATAAGGTGCATCCAAAGAAGTGGACGTATGAGAATATCGACTATATGCGCAAAGAGTTGGCTTCACTAGGTCTTTCTTTTTCTAAAGAGAGAGAGTTTGCTACCTGTGATCCACTCTATACAAAATATGAGCAAGCCTTCTTTATTGATATGTGGGAGAAGGGGCTGGTTTATCGTAAAAAAGGGTATCTAAACTGGTGTCCGCATGATCAAACAGTCCTTGCCAATGAGCAGGTAATTGATGGATGCTGTTGGCGCTGTGATACGCCTATTGTGCAAAAAGAGATGTATCAGTACTACATCAAAATTACCGACTATGCCGATGAACTGCTTGAAGATTTGAAAAAGCTTGAAGGTGGTTGGCCAAGCCAAGTTATTGCAATGCAGAGAAACTGGATCGGTAAGAGTACGGGGCTTGAGTTTGCTTTCAAACTTGATGAAGAGAGTAAAGATAAAACGGGATGTGAAAGTTTTGAAGTCTTTACAACACGTCCTGATACAATTTGCGGTGTAAGTTACGCTGCCGTTGCACCGGAGCATCCGCTTGTTAAGGTGTTGATCGAAAAAGGGCTGCTTGATGATGAAGTAAAAGCCAAAATTGAAGCGATGCAGAGAATGCCTGTGCGTGAGCGTAATATGGCTGAAAAAGAGGGTGTGTCGCTTGGCATCAATGCTATCCATCCAATGACAGGCAAGAAGGTTCCGATTTGGGTTGCCAACTTTGTTTTGATGGAATATGGAAGCGGTGCTGTTATGGCGGTTCCTGCGCATGATACACGTGATTATGATTTTGCAAAAAAATATGGCTTGCCAATTCAACCAGTTGTTTTCCCAAAAGAGGGTGAACTGCCTGAAAATGAAGCTTACACTGAAGATGGTGTTCTAAAAGGGTGTGGTGAGTTTGATGGTCTCTTTGGGCAAGAGGCGCGTGATGCAATTATTAAGTGGTTTGAAGAGAAGGGACTTGGTAAAAAGGTTATCAATTTCCGTTTGAAAGATTGGGGTGTAAGCCGTCAGCGATATTGGGGTGCGCCAATTCCAATGATCCACTGTCCAACATGTGGTGTAGTGCCTGAAAGTAAAGCCAATCTTCCAGTGACACTGCCTGATGATGTTGAAATTACTGGAGAAGGAAACCCGCTTGATCATCATCCTACTTGGAAAGAGTGTACTTGTCCAAAGTGTGGCGGTAAAGCAACACGTGAAACTGATACACTTGATACCTTTATCCAGTCAAGCTGGTACTTCCTGCGATATGCGACGCCAAGACGTTTGTGGGAAGAGGTCGCCTTTACACAAGAGGATAATGACTACTGGATGCCAGTTGATCAATATATCGGTGGTATCGAACATGCAATTTTACACCTGCTCTATGCTCGCTTCTTCACTAAAGTCTTACGAGATTTAGGTTATGTAAATGTTGACGAGCCATTTAAACGTCTCTTAACACAAGGTATGGTTCTTAAAGATGGTGCAAAGATGAGTAAATCAAAGGGCAATGTGGTTGACCCTGATGCACTGATTGAGCAGTATGGAGCCGATACCGCACGCCTATTCATTCTCTTTGCTGCACCTCCAACACAAGAGTTGGAGTGGAATGACAGTGCCGTTGAAGGTGCACACCGATTTTTAAGAAAACTCTATGATCGTGCACAGAAGTGTGAGCCGTGTGAAACACTACCTGAGATTGATCATAAATCATTAGACAAAGTAGAGAAAGAGGCACGTAAAAAGGTTTATGAAGCTCTCAAAAAAGGTGAAGAGGTTTATGGTGAACGCTTTACTTTCAATACACTGATAGCTGCAACAATGGAAAGCTTGAATGCACTTGATAAACAGAAAAATCCACAAGTTTGGCAAGAGGGTATGTGGATAATTTTAAATCTACTTGAACCAATTGTTCCACATATTGCTTGGGAACTAAGTGAGCAACTCTTCAAGTGTAATAACTTTGATTCTGTCGAAGTTAAAGAAGAGGTTTTTGAAGTTGATACAATTCCTATGGCTGTCTCAATCAATGGAAAGCCAAGAGCGCAGATTGAAGTTGCACCAGGTACAAGCAAAGAAGAGATTATAGAGATAGCAAAATCAGCTGTTCCTAAATGGTTGGAGGGTAAAACTATCGTTAAAGAGATTGTTGTACCGAACAAATTGGTCAACTTAGTTGTTAAATAG
- a CDS encoding nucleotidyltransferase domain-containing protein, translated as MVDINTLKVEIVEHLKPLQPEKVLLFGSFAYGKPNEESDIDLFIIKNLPKEEFRDYKLKIRRKIRKLIEKYRIGFDIIVASEDMIKDRDDYFYRVELEKKAKVLYE; from the coding sequence ATGGTTGATATTAATACTCTTAAAGTAGAAATAGTTGAACACTTAAAGCCACTCCAACCTGAAAAGGTTTTGCTTTTTGGTAGTTTTGCTTATGGTAAACCAAATGAGGAGAGTGATATTGATCTTTTTATCATTAAAAATTTACCAAAAGAAGAATTTAGAGACTATAAGCTTAAAATAAGAAGAAAAATTAGAAAACTTATTGAGAAATATAGAATAGGTTTTGATATTATAGTAGCTTCTGAAGATATGATAAAAGATCGTGATGACTACTTTTATCGTGTAGAGTTAGAGAAGAAGGCTAAGGTTCTTTATGAATAA
- the secF gene encoding protein translocase subunit SecF translates to MELFRYKKPIPLMSKSKIFFAISMVAVVASLLLIFTKGFNYGIDFAGGTVVQVKYEGKAPIEKVREAIKTSKVFEGASVNFFGSDDEIVIKVRTSSKKLGTDIGDEARKLLEGTGKFEVRRVDMVGPKVGNELREKGIMALVLAIAGILIYVSFRFEWRFAIASVMALVHDVSIAMGALVLFNVEVNLDILAALLTILGYSLNDTIIVFDRIREGLTTVKSSKLADVIDESVTRTLSRTTLTSLTTFFVVLTLFLMGGEIIHGFSFTLLVGIIVGTYSSIFIASPLLMMMGFDVENYRKKLAEKKKREQEKEKMRAMYEQGVV, encoded by the coding sequence ATGGAACTGTTTAGATATAAAAAACCGATCCCTTTGATGTCCAAGTCGAAGATATTTTTTGCTATATCAATGGTAGCTGTAGTAGCCTCTTTACTACTCATTTTTACTAAAGGGTTTAATTACGGTATTGACTTTGCTGGTGGTACAGTTGTTCAAGTAAAATATGAGGGTAAAGCACCAATAGAAAAAGTGCGTGAAGCAATCAAAACTTCAAAAGTCTTTGAGGGCGCATCTGTAAATTTCTTTGGAAGTGATGATGAAATTGTCATAAAAGTTCGTACAAGCAGTAAAAAACTTGGAACTGACATAGGTGATGAAGCGCGTAAACTTTTAGAAGGAACTGGCAAATTTGAGGTAAGACGCGTTGATATGGTTGGACCTAAAGTTGGTAATGAGTTGCGAGAAAAGGGTATTATGGCTCTTGTTCTTGCAATTGCTGGAATTTTGATCTATGTAAGCTTTAGATTTGAGTGGCGTTTTGCAATAGCTTCAGTTATGGCACTTGTTCATGATGTCTCTATAGCTATGGGAGCATTGGTTCTGTTTAATGTTGAGGTTAATCTTGACATTTTGGCAGCTCTGCTTACAATTTTAGGTTACTCATTGAACGATACAATCATTGTTTTTGACCGTATTAGAGAGGGGCTTACAACTGTTAAAAGCTCTAAGTTAGCTGATGTCATAGATGAGTCAGTTACAAGAACACTTTCTCGTACAACACTAACATCTCTTACTACTTTCTTTGTTGTGCTTACACTCTTTTTAATGGGTGGAGAGATTATTCACGGCTTTAGCTTTACGTTGCTAGTTGGTATTATTGTTGGTACATACAGCTCCATTTTCATTGCATCACCACTGTTGATGATGATGGGATTTGATGTAGAAAATTATCGTAAAAAATTGGCAGAGAAGAAAAAACGTGAGCAAGAGAAAGAGAAGATGCGCGCTATGTATGAGCAAGGCGTTGTGTAG
- the secD gene encoding protein translocase subunit SecD, which produces MKLNYRVIIFIAAAIFGLALSAPTLVGLNGPKITLGLDLQGGLHMLLGVDTDEAIKSKIKSLASSIKYAAEDEDLIIDEFKVKEGKVLFELLDKDDMPKMDEILKKIEGIAVQKDGLKYSISLTPKEVESVKKYAITQAVDTIRNRLDQFGLAEPTVAKQGEDKILVEVPGIKTPEQEQRIRELIAKAAHLQLMAIDEDRAANVDSMTPSEASQYGDVILKGAQNPNRKYLVKEIPILDGSMLTDARVAFDQNNQPVINFTLNSQGAQIFGDFTGKNVGKRLAVVLDNRVYSAPVIRERIGGGSGQISGGFTVKEAHDVAIALRSGALLAPVFMEEKRSVGPSLGADSIKASMIALIAGFVAVVIFMVLYYGIAGAVADVALIVNLFLILAIMSLFGATLTLPGMAGIVLTVGMAVDANVIINERIRELLYEGKSVAKAIEQGYANAFSAILDANITTLIAAVVLYAYGTGPIKGFAITMSIGILASMLTAILGTHGIWQMIENRIDKNKLNLWFGIKGV; this is translated from the coding sequence ATGAAGCTTAATTATCGTGTAATTATCTTTATAGCTGCAGCAATTTTTGGGTTGGCGCTCTCTGCGCCAACTCTAGTTGGCTTAAATGGTCCAAAAATTACACTGGGTCTTGATCTTCAGGGTGGATTGCATATGCTTCTTGGGGTTGATACTGATGAAGCAATCAAATCCAAAATAAAATCTTTGGCATCATCTATAAAGTATGCCGCTGAAGATGAAGATCTAATTATTGATGAATTCAAAGTTAAAGAAGGTAAAGTTCTTTTTGAACTTCTTGACAAAGATGATATGCCTAAAATGGATGAAATATTAAAAAAGATAGAGGGTATAGCAGTTCAAAAAGATGGTCTTAAATATAGTATTTCATTAACGCCTAAAGAGGTTGAATCTGTCAAAAAGTATGCAATTACCCAAGCAGTAGATACAATTCGTAACCGGTTGGATCAGTTTGGTTTGGCAGAGCCTACAGTTGCCAAGCAAGGTGAAGACAAAATATTGGTTGAAGTACCGGGTATTAAAACACCTGAGCAAGAGCAGCGTATACGTGAGCTAATTGCCAAAGCTGCACATTTGCAACTGATGGCAATAGATGAAGACCGTGCTGCAAATGTTGATAGTATGACTCCATCAGAGGCTTCTCAATATGGTGATGTCATTTTAAAAGGCGCTCAAAACCCTAATCGCAAATATCTTGTAAAAGAGATTCCTATTTTAGATGGTTCTATGCTGACTGATGCAAGGGTTGCTTTTGATCAAAACAACCAGCCTGTTATCAACTTTACACTCAATTCCCAAGGTGCACAGATTTTTGGCGATTTTACCGGGAAAAATGTTGGAAAACGTTTAGCTGTTGTACTTGATAACAGAGTTTATAGCGCTCCTGTTATTCGTGAACGCATCGGCGGCGGCAGTGGACAGATAAGTGGTGGTTTTACAGTAAAAGAGGCACACGATGTGGCTATTGCTTTAAGAAGTGGTGCTTTGCTTGCTCCTGTGTTTATGGAAGAAAAAAGAAGCGTTGGTCCAAGTCTTGGAGCTGATAGTATTAAAGCATCTATGATAGCACTTATAGCAGGTTTTGTTGCTGTTGTTATCTTTATGGTTCTTTACTACGGTATAGCGGGAGCTGTTGCAGATGTGGCATTGATAGTAAACCTCTTTTTGATTTTGGCAATTATGTCACTCTTTGGAGCAACTTTGACACTGCCTGGTATGGCAGGTATAGTCTTAACTGTCGGTATGGCAGTTGATGCCAACGTTATTATCAATGAGCGTATACGTGAGCTGCTTTATGAAGGCAAAAGTGTTGCAAAAGCGATAGAACAGGGGTATGCAAATGCATTTAGTGCTATTTTGGATGCCAATATTACAACTTTGATTGCTGCTGTTGTACTCTATGCTTACGGAACTGGTCCTATTAAAGGATTTGCTATTACTATGAGCATTGGTATTTTGGCATCTATGCTTACTGCTATTCTTGGAACACATGGCATTTGGCAAATGATTGAAAATAGAATTGATAAGAATAAACTGAACCTTTGGTTTGGGATTAAAGGGGTGTAA
- the yajC gene encoding preprotein translocase subunit YajC, producing MQGAEQGNILASLFPLLVLFAIFYFLVIRPQQKQAKQHKEMVASLKKGDKIVTTGGLIAEVVKPEEDFIKVKLNDETIVKIVPDYVARKIEDEA from the coding sequence ATGCAAGGTGCTGAACAGGGTAATATTTTAGCTTCATTGTTTCCGCTTCTCGTTTTGTTTGCAATCTTCTACTTTTTGGTGATTCGCCCTCAACAAAAGCAGGCGAAACAGCACAAAGAGATGGTTGCTTCTTTAAAAAAAGGTGACAAGATAGTTACCACAGGCGGTTTGATTGCCGAAGTGGTTAAACCTGAAGAGGATTTTATCAAAGTCAAGCTTAATGACGAAACTATTGTTAAAATTGTTCCAGATTATGTAGCAAGAAAGATTGAGGATGAAGCTTAA
- a CDS encoding apolipoprotein N-acyltransferase: MKNLIRYFSTPTISLGFFSSLFSSAFIYMHHFNIHLPLLQALLGIVALWFWLKLSPKEMFWSGFFTAIFWFYWIALSFRYYDLNWMIPFVIVGIGIIFGILFRLIAAFPHILLRAVAIGLIEYLHPLGFDWFRPALMFTNSALGDHIWQLWIIISSLTIFIMIKQKTRYLALLLILLSIQYSTFNTQNSTLNIQLVNTNIDQDKKWDPRYLHPIVELNMQAIQNALNNKKKAVILPESAFPLFLNYEIELMKKLLDLSNNITIITGALYAENGKSYNSTYLFKDGKVRVMHKVILVPFGEEVPLPKWMAKWINDLFFDGASDYATARDVSDFKMIGKLFRNAICYEATSDKLFEGDPKYMVAISNNKWFTPSIEPTLQHLLLQMQSNRHSTTIFHSTNGPITGIIVPH, from the coding sequence ATGAAAAATTTGATACGCTATTTTAGCACTCCTACAATAAGTTTAGGCTTTTTTTCTTCACTTTTTTCCTCTGCCTTTATATATATGCACCACTTTAATATTCATTTGCCTTTACTTCAGGCACTATTAGGCATTGTAGCACTCTGGTTTTGGCTTAAACTTTCTCCAAAAGAAATGTTTTGGAGCGGCTTTTTTACAGCAATTTTTTGGTTTTACTGGATAGCTCTTAGCTTTCGTTACTATGATTTAAATTGGATGATTCCGTTTGTTATTGTAGGAATAGGAATTATATTCGGTATTTTATTTAGATTAATAGCAGCATTTCCTCATATCTTACTTCGAGCAGTTGCAATAGGTTTAATAGAGTACCTGCATCCACTAGGATTTGACTGGTTCCGCCCTGCTTTAATGTTTACAAATTCAGCTTTAGGCGATCATATATGGCAACTATGGATCATAATATCATCCTTAACCATATTTATAATGATAAAACAAAAAACAAGATACCTAGCCCTGTTATTGATCCTTCTATCGATCCAATATTCAACATTTAACACTCAAAATTCAACATTAAATATTCAACTGGTTAACACAAACATAGATCAAGATAAAAAGTGGGATCCAAGATATCTTCATCCAATTGTAGAGTTAAATATGCAAGCAATTCAAAATGCTCTCAATAACAAAAAAAAGGCTGTAATATTACCAGAAAGTGCTTTCCCGCTTTTTTTAAACTATGAAATAGAGCTAATGAAAAAATTACTTGATTTAAGCAATAACATCACTATTATAACAGGTGCTCTTTATGCAGAAAATGGAAAGTCTTATAACTCAACATACCTTTTTAAAGATGGAAAAGTACGAGTTATGCATAAAGTAATTTTGGTTCCGTTTGGGGAAGAGGTTCCACTTCCAAAATGGATGGCTAAATGGATAAACGATCTCTTTTTTGATGGTGCAAGCGACTATGCTACAGCAAGAGATGTTAGTGATTTTAAAATGATCGGTAAGCTCTTTAGAAATGCAATTTGCTATGAAGCTACCAGTGATAAACTTTTTGAAGGAGATCCAAAATATATGGTTGCAATCAGTAACAACAAGTGGTTTACCCCTTCAATAGAGCCAACTCTTCAGCATCTGCTTCTTCAAATGCAAAGCAACCGTCACAGCACAACCATTTTTCACTCTACAAATGGACCAATTACTGGAATTATAGTGCCTCATTGA